The bacterium DNA segment CCTGGAACGGTCCCGTGGCCCTCGCCGCGAACCCGCTCGCCCAGGCGCTGATGGCCGGGAACGCGGTCGTCCACAAGCCGAGCGAGGTCACTCCGTTCTCGGCGGTGCTCCTCCAGGAGATCTGCGAGAAGGCGGGGCTGCCCAAGGATCTCTACCAGGTCGTCCAGGGCGACGGCGCGACCGGGGCGGCGCTGATCGACGCGGGCGTCGACAAGGTGTCCTTCACGGGGAGCGTCGCGACCGGGCGAAAGGTCGGCGAGGCCTGCGGACGGAACCTGATCCCGTGCACCCTCGAGCTCGGGGGCAAGGACGCGATGATCGTCTGCGCGGACGCGGATCTCGATCGCGCGGCGGACGGGGCCGTGCGCGGCTCCTTCTTCAACACGGGGCACTACTGCTGCGGGACGGAGCGCGTCTACGTGCCGGAATCGATCTACGAGCCCTTCGTCGACAAGGTCGTGGAGATGACGAAGCCCCTGACCCAGGCGTCGAGCGGGGCTTCGGACGTCGGCGCCGTCTTCTGGGACAAGCAGATGGACATCATCGAGGACCACATGCGCGACGCCAGGGAGAAGGGCGCGCAGGTGCGCGTCGGCGGCGAACGCAACCGGAGCCTCTCCGGCTACTACTTCCCGCCGACCGTCGTGACCGACGTCGATCACACGATGGACCTGATGCGCCGGGAGACCTTCGGGCCGATCGTGGCGATCCAGAAGGTCCGGGACGAGGACGAAGCGCTCGAGCTCGCCAACGACTCCGACTACGGACTCTCCGGCAACGTGTGGACCCGGGACCTGGAAAAGGGCGCACGGCTCGGCGCGCGCATGGTGACCGGCAGCGTGTCGGTGAACGACATCGCCGTGACCTACGGCGTCCCGGAGACGCCGTTCGGCGGCGTCAAGGAGAGCGGCGTCGGCCAGGTGAACGGCGAGGTGGGCATTCGCGGCTACTGCCACGTCCACCCCGTCATCGTGGACACCACGAAGAAGGCCCAGGGCGGCTACCCGTACACCGAAGAGAGCGCCGAGGGACTGCGCAAGATGGTGCGGACCGTCTTCGGCAACAAGTTCCTGCGGAAGCTCTTCGTCTAGGCCGTCGCCTGCGGGCGCTCGGCGATTTTCGGGCTTCTGCGGGGCCGTCGCCTGCGGGCGCTCGGCGCGTTCTTGTGCTTCTGCCGGGCCATCGCTTGCGGGCGCTCTGCGGGGCCGGGACTTCTCGTCCGGGGCGCTTGGCGGACACGCTGCTTGCTGTCGGCGGGGTAGGGGGTTCGCCCCAGGCGCGCTGAGGGCCGCGAGGGCGGAAATGCACGTGCGGTGCGCGCGCGTGGGGTGCGCCAGGTCGCACCGAGTGGGCCGAAACACTCAATCATTTCGCTGGATTGCCGAAACACACTCCGAGGACGTGTCGGTTTCCTCCGGTTCGCGCTGCGCGATGCCGAGGGGCCGACCGGAGGAGCGTGATGGACCGGCAGGCGACGAAAGAGCTGCGAGCGGACGCGGACCTCTGGGCCCGGCGGACGTCGGGGTTCACCCTGGTCGAGGTCGCGATCGTCCTGGCGATCATCGGCATCGTGACCGCGGTCTCCATGCCGAACGTGGACCGCTACTTCGAGGCGGTGAACGGCCGCGCGGCCGCGCGGTCCGTCGCCAACGCCTTTCAGCACGCCCGCGCCCAGGCCATCCGGACCGGCGCCAACCACGTCGTGTTCTTCTCGATCGGGGGGGCTGGTGACACGGCGGGCAACAACCTCGAGCGTCCCGACGGCGGGCTCGTCCCGATCCTCGTGCTCAACGACGGACGGCCCGGCTCCGCGGACCAGAACTGCGAGATCGACGCCGGCGAAGAGACGGTGACCTTCAACGCGCAGGATGGCGTCGGCTGGGGCTTCAACGGTCCGCCGGCGGCGAGCACACCGCCGGACGAAGAGCTCGCGAACATTCCCGCCGCCGGTTCGAGTCTCCGACTCCCCACCGGCGCGGTCACCACCTGGGTCCAGTTCCGACCGGACGGCGTCCCCGTGGCGATCGATGCGGCCTGCAACGCCGGCCAGCTCGGTTCGGGTGGTGGCACGATCTATCTCTGGACGTCGAACCGGGACTTCGCGATCACGCTGTCGCCGCTCGGCGGCGTGCGCGTGCATACCTGGAACGCGAACAACGGAGCGTGGACGTCGTGAGTCTCGATCGGCCGGAACGAATTCGAAGCACGCGATCCCAGCGCGGCTTGACCCTGGTCGAGATGATGATCGCCATGATCATCCTCTCGATCGGGCTCCTCGGCGTCGCCGGCTTGCAGGTCCGCGCGATCACCGAGGGTTCGGGCGGGCGCCATCTCTCCGAAGCGAGCGCGATGGCGCGCAATCGTGTGGAAGAGCTCGGCCGTCTCGCGTGGGACGACACCGACCTCGACGATTCGGCGGGCGCCTGGGTCACCGACCCGACCCCGATCACGGGTCTCGATGGCGTCGCCTACACGCTCGCGGACCGGATCGACTGGGACGATGCGGATCCGGCGGAGGTGCAGCTCAAGTCGATCGAGGTCCGGGTGACCTGGGACGACGAGAAGCGCCAGAACCGACAGGTGCTGCTCACCAGCGCTCGCCTCCGGGAGGTCGACGAATGAGCCGCGTCCAGCTTCACGAGATCGAACACCGGCGCGGGGCCGGCTTCACGCTCATCGAGCTGATGCTGGTCGTGACCATGCTGTCGGTCGTGATGTATCTGACGCTGGACAGTCTGCGCAGCCAGAAGACGACCTCGATCGTCACGGAGCAGATCGTCGAGGTCCAGAACAACGTGCGCGCGGTCTCGTCGCTCCTCGAGCGCGAGATCCGCATGGCGGGCTTCATGGTCCCGGCGGCGGTCTCGGTCTGCGGCGTCGATCGGACCGACGCGCCGGACGAACTCTTCCTGTCCGAGGTCGAAATGATCGTTCCGGACGATGAGCGAGCCGGCACGCTCGGTGCGCGACTCTCGGCCTTGAATTCCTGGGCTGCTGGTACCGTGCCGCCACCCGCCAGCCCGCTCCTTCCGATCGGTGGAGGAACGGAGGTCACGCTCGCCCTCGATGCTACGACCACCGACCTCGACGACGACGGGAGCTACTTCTACGACAACGACGACAGCGGTACGCCTGAATCGGACTTTCGCGATGACGGCGGGTTCATTCTCGCTGACATGGCGAATCCCGGTCGAGGAACGGTGTGCGGCACGGTGAAAGAATCCTCCTCGACCTCGATCACGCTTCGCGTGAGAGCTGGGCAGCTGACGGCTCACTCTGCGACTTCAGACGCACCGGAGGAGGTCGTGATCGTGCCCGCCGCGCACTACTGGGTCTCGGACGTGGCTACTGGACGACTCCAGCGAAACAGTGACCTGCTGGTCAAGGACGTAGACGACTTCCAGATCTCGTACTTCTTCGACGACGACGGGGACGGCGTGATCGACAACGCGTCGGCGCCACCGCCCGCGCCGCCGGACGAGGAGCGGGGCGACCTCGCCACGCGCTTGTACGACCCGGCCGATCAGGACAACTCTTCGCTCGCCGAAGTCCGTTTCTCGATTGTGCTTCGTGCGGCGTCGAATGATCCGGACTACGACGACGGGGAGTTCATTGAGTTCGAGAACCGCGCCGACGTGCTGGGCAACGACAACTTCCGTCGCCGCGTGCTGATCGGTGCTGTTCGACCGCGCAACGTCGTGAACGATGGGAGCATCTGATGAGTGATCGCCGAACGCGAACGAATTGCCGACGAGAGGAAGGCATCGCCCTGATGCTGTCGGTCCTGCTGCTGGTCGCGGTCTCGGCGCTGGCGCTGTCGACGATGCAGACGGCGGCGAGCGACGGCACGGTCGCGGGCTTCCAGAATCAGGAACAGATCGCGTTCTATGCCGCCGAGGCCGGGATCGCCGATGCCCGGGCCGTCATCCGGAACATGGGCGAGCGTTCCGAGGTCCCGGACTACCCCGCCGACTTCCCGGACGAAGACAACCCGGAAGAGCTCTCGAATCCGAGCGAGTTCGAGACCGGCGACCAGCCGATCTACTACGCGGACCCGAATCCGCCGACCGCAGCGCCGATCATGTATGTCGGCGAGGGCGCGCCTTGCACCGAGGGCTGCAACATGACCCTCGGCGGTCTCAAGTTCAATCACACGAAGTGGCAGGTGAACGTCGTCGGGGAGTCGCCTTCCGGCGACCAGAAACGGCTCGAGGTCGTGGCCACGCGGCTTCTGGCCGTCGGCTACTAGCCCGAGCGGAGTCGCTTCGAATCCTCTGGGAGGGGACAGGATGACCGGGTCGATCCTTCGCCGCGCGTCTGCGCGTATGCTCGTCGCGGGACTCGTCGTGACGTCCTCGACATTCCTCTTCGCCTGCGGCGAGGGCGGGAGCGGCGGCGAGCCCGAGCGTGTCGCGACGATGGTCGGGCAGGCGCCGGCCGCGCAGGAGCGCCGATCCGGCGGGAGTGCGCCGGAGATCGACGACCTGTCCTGGTCCCCGCGTGCGCCGATGCCGGGCCGCACGATCGAGGCGGAGGCCTCCGTCTCCGACGCCGACGGCGACCGCACGACGGTCACCTACCGGTGGCTCGCCGCC contains these protein-coding regions:
- a CDS encoding aldehyde dehydrogenase family protein; translation: MALFAEIPSEGDARRYDIKSPVTLESIGQFQSATADEVKAAVDRARKAQREWATRSFDDRAQVLWAIVDGLVERQDEIVDLVIKETGKALNEAISMEVLAPCMQISHYAKYGKKYLATKTKRPSGVMRFAKKVTLHYQPLGVVGLITPWNGPVALAANPLAQALMAGNAVVHKPSEVTPFSAVLLQEICEKAGLPKDLYQVVQGDGATGAALIDAGVDKVSFTGSVATGRKVGEACGRNLIPCTLELGGKDAMIVCADADLDRAADGAVRGSFFNTGHYCCGTERVYVPESIYEPFVDKVVEMTKPLTQASSGASDVGAVFWDKQMDIIEDHMRDAREKGAQVRVGGERNRSLSGYYFPPTVVTDVDHTMDLMRRETFGPIVAIQKVRDEDEALELANDSDYGLSGNVWTRDLEKGARLGARMVTGSVSVNDIAVTYGVPETPFGGVKESGVGQVNGEVGIRGYCHVHPVIVDTTKKAQGGYPYTEESAEGLRKMVRTVFGNKFLRKLFV
- a CDS encoding prepilin-type N-terminal cleavage/methylation domain-containing protein, which produces MDRQATKELRADADLWARRTSGFTLVEVAIVLAIIGIVTAVSMPNVDRYFEAVNGRAAARSVANAFQHARAQAIRTGANHVVFFSIGGAGDTAGNNLERPDGGLVPILVLNDGRPGSADQNCEIDAGEETVTFNAQDGVGWGFNGPPAASTPPDEELANIPAAGSSLRLPTGAVTTWVQFRPDGVPVAIDAACNAGQLGSGGGTIYLWTSNRDFAITLSPLGGVRVHTWNANNGAWTS
- a CDS encoding pilus assembly PilX N-terminal domain-containing protein — encoded protein: MSDRRTRTNCRREEGIALMLSVLLLVAVSALALSTMQTAASDGTVAGFQNQEQIAFYAAEAGIADARAVIRNMGERSEVPDYPADFPDEDNPEELSNPSEFETGDQPIYYADPNPPTAAPIMYVGEGAPCTEGCNMTLGGLKFNHTKWQVNVVGESPSGDQKRLEVVATRLLAVGY
- a CDS encoding prepilin-type N-terminal cleavage/methylation domain-containing protein — its product is MSRVQLHEIEHRRGAGFTLIELMLVVTMLSVVMYLTLDSLRSQKTTSIVTEQIVEVQNNVRAVSSLLEREIRMAGFMVPAAVSVCGVDRTDAPDELFLSEVEMIVPDDERAGTLGARLSALNSWAAGTVPPPASPLLPIGGGTEVTLALDATTTDLDDDGSYFYDNDDSGTPESDFRDDGGFILADMANPGRGTVCGTVKESSSTSITLRVRAGQLTAHSATSDAPEEVVIVPAAHYWVSDVATGRLQRNSDLLVKDVDDFQISYFFDDDGDGVIDNASAPPPAPPDEERGDLATRLYDPADQDNSSLAEVRFSIVLRAASNDPDYDDGEFIEFENRADVLGNDNFRRRVLIGAVRPRNVVNDGSI
- a CDS encoding prepilin-type N-terminal cleavage/methylation domain-containing protein produces the protein MSLDRPERIRSTRSQRGLTLVEMMIAMIILSIGLLGVAGLQVRAITEGSGGRHLSEASAMARNRVEELGRLAWDDTDLDDSAGAWVTDPTPITGLDGVAYTLADRIDWDDADPAEVQLKSIEVRVTWDDEKRQNRQVLLTSARLREVDE